A genomic region of Danio aesculapii chromosome 21, fDanAes4.1, whole genome shotgun sequence contains the following coding sequences:
- the LOC130215145 gene encoding calcium/calmodulin-dependent protein kinase kinase 2 isoform X2, producing MFPCVSSWPSSDPPAALSHAPPSPPLHPPNQPLPDLLRSCVLLPSPSMRLSPCTAEMESMIVVTEYEPSGGSGQEGGEEEEVEDMDSSETPEPTSSGPVPPFRMASCDLLSHTIGRPEALFPEPPEHRGRLSLSDRKLSLQERSQTLSSPCGSPGLNGRYIYPSLPYSPITSPHSSPRLPRRPTVESHRVSITDLQDCVQLNQYKLKDEIGKGSYGVVKLAYNEDDNTYYAMKVLSKKRLMRQAGFPRRPPPRGAKSAPEGPPQPKGPLERVYQEIAILKKLDHPNVVKLVEVLDDPSEDHLYMVFELVKRGAVMEVPTDKPLDEDQARFYFQDLLRGIEYLHYQKIIHRDIKPSNLLLGEDGHVKIADFGVSNQFEGADALLTSTVGTPAFLAPETLSETRKNFSGKALDVWAMGVTLYCFIFGVCPFMDERILSLHQKIKTQPVELPENADISDDLKDLLFKMLDKNPETRITVPQIKVHPWVTRHGAEPLPPEDDNCCSLIEVTEEEVENSVKHIPSLATVILVRTMLRKRSFGNPFDWGRREERSPAAPGHMLSKQESEEGMRSVDLPFVGEDEVLS from the exons ATGTTTCCCTGTGTCTCCTCTTGGCCCTCTTCTGATCCCCCTGCCGCACTCAGCCATGCTCCACCCAGTCCACCGCTACATCCACCCAATCAGCCACTGCCCGACCTTCTGCGGAGCTGCGTTCTGCTCCCTTCCCCATCCATGCGCCTGAGCCCTTGCACTGCAGAGATGGAGTCCATGATCGTGGTGACGGAGTACGAGCCCAGCGGAGGCTCAGGGCAGGAGGgcggagaggaggaggaggtggaggacaTGGACAGTTCCGAAACACCGGAGCCTACGTCATCAGGTCCCGTACCGCCCTTCCGTATGGCCTCCTGCGATCTGCTGTCGCATACGATTGGCCGACCGGAAGCTCTGTTCCCAGAGCCGCCAGAGCACAGAGGGAGACTCAGCCTGTCCGATAGGAAGCTGTCGCTACAGGAGCGCTCGCAGACACTTTCATCGCCCTGTGGGTCACCAGGGCTCAACGGACGGTATATTTACCCATCGCTGCCCTACTCGCCGATCACTTCTCCTCACTCGTCTCCACGTCTCCCTCGAAGACCAACCGTGGAGTCCCATCGTGTGTCCATCACAGACCTGCAG GACTGCGTGCAGCTCAACCAGTACAAGCTGAAAGATGAGATCGGAAAG GGTTCCTATGGAGTTGTCAAGCTGGCATATAATGAAGACGACAACACATACTAT GCCATGAAAGTGCTGTCCAAGAAGCGGCTGATGAGACAGGCAGGCTTCCCGC GCAGACCTCCACCTCGCGGGGCGAAATCGGCTCCTGAGGGCCCTCCTCAGCCCAAAGGACCCTTGGAGCGTGTTTACCAGGAGATTGCAATTCTCAAGAAGCTGGATCACCCCAATGTGGTGAAGCTGGTGGAG GTGTTGGATGATCCAAGCGAGGACCATCTGTACATGG TGTTCGAGCTTGTCAAGCGAGG agCCGTGATGGAGGTTCCTACTGATAAGCCTCTGGATGAGGACCAGGCCCGCTTTTACTTCCAGGACCTGCTGAGAGGAATTGAATACT TACATTATCAGAAAATCATTCATCGGGACATCAAGCCTTCCAATCTGCTTTTGGGAGAAGATGGCCATgtgaagattgctgattttgGTGTCAGTAACCAGTTTGAAGGAGCAGACGCGCTGCTGACCAGCACAGTGGGAACGCCGGCGTTTCTCGCCCCGGAAACCCTCTCAGAGACCCGCAAGAACTTCTCTGGAAAG GCACTGGACGTTTGGGCGATGGGAGTCACCTTGTACTGTTTCATCTTCGGAGTA TGTCCGTTTATGGATGAGCGCATTTTGAGCCTCCATCAGAAGATCAAGACCCAACCGGTGGAGCTTCCAGAGAA TGCGGACATATCGGATGACTTAAAGGACCTGCTTTTTAAAATGCTGGACAAGAACCCTGAAACCAGAATCACCGTCCCACAAATTAAG gtGCACCCATGGGTGACGCGACATGGCGCTGAGCCTCTTCCTCCAGAGGATGACAACTGCTGCAGCCTGATAGAAGTGACAGAGGAGGAGGTGGAAAACTCCGTCAAGCACATCCCCAGCCTGGCCACCGTG ATCTTGGTTAGGACGATGTTGCGCAAGCGTTCTTTTGGGAACCCATTTGATTGGGGCCGCAGGGAGGAACGGAGTCCCGCCGCACCAGGACACATGCTATC
- the LOC130215145 gene encoding calcium/calmodulin-dependent protein kinase kinase 2 isoform X1 has product MFPCVSSWPSSDPPAALSHAPPSPPLHPPNQPLPDLLRSCVLLPSPSMRLSPCTAEMESMIVVTEYEPSGGSGQEGGEEEEVEDMDSSETPEPTSSGPVPPFRMASCDLLSHTIGRPEALFPEPPEHRGRLSLSDRKLSLQERSQTLSSPCGSPGLNGRYIYPSLPYSPITSPHSSPRLPRRPTVESHRVSITDLQDCVQLNQYKLKDEIGKGSYGVVKLAYNEDDNTYYAMKVLSKKRLMRQAGFPRRPPPRGAKSAPEGPPQPKGPLERVYQEIAILKKLDHPNVVKLVEVLDDPSEDHLYMVFELVKRGAVMEVPTDKPLDEDQARFYFQDLLRGIEYLHYQKIIHRDIKPSNLLLGEDGHVKIADFGVSNQFEGADALLTSTVGTPAFLAPETLSETRKNFSGKALDVWAMGVTLYCFIFGVCPFMDERILSLHQKIKTQPVELPENADISDDLKDLLFKMLDKNPETRITVPQIKVHPWVTRHGAEPLPPEDDNCCSLIEVTEEEVENSVKHIPSLATVILVRTMLRKRSFGNPFDWGRREERSPAAPGHMLSKGRAGSLKYCRNLSNPRKQESEEGMRSVDLPFVGEDEVLS; this is encoded by the exons ATGTTTCCCTGTGTCTCCTCTTGGCCCTCTTCTGATCCCCCTGCCGCACTCAGCCATGCTCCACCCAGTCCACCGCTACATCCACCCAATCAGCCACTGCCCGACCTTCTGCGGAGCTGCGTTCTGCTCCCTTCCCCATCCATGCGCCTGAGCCCTTGCACTGCAGAGATGGAGTCCATGATCGTGGTGACGGAGTACGAGCCCAGCGGAGGCTCAGGGCAGGAGGgcggagaggaggaggaggtggaggacaTGGACAGTTCCGAAACACCGGAGCCTACGTCATCAGGTCCCGTACCGCCCTTCCGTATGGCCTCCTGCGATCTGCTGTCGCATACGATTGGCCGACCGGAAGCTCTGTTCCCAGAGCCGCCAGAGCACAGAGGGAGACTCAGCCTGTCCGATAGGAAGCTGTCGCTACAGGAGCGCTCGCAGACACTTTCATCGCCCTGTGGGTCACCAGGGCTCAACGGACGGTATATTTACCCATCGCTGCCCTACTCGCCGATCACTTCTCCTCACTCGTCTCCACGTCTCCCTCGAAGACCAACCGTGGAGTCCCATCGTGTGTCCATCACAGACCTGCAG GACTGCGTGCAGCTCAACCAGTACAAGCTGAAAGATGAGATCGGAAAG GGTTCCTATGGAGTTGTCAAGCTGGCATATAATGAAGACGACAACACATACTAT GCCATGAAAGTGCTGTCCAAGAAGCGGCTGATGAGACAGGCAGGCTTCCCGC GCAGACCTCCACCTCGCGGGGCGAAATCGGCTCCTGAGGGCCCTCCTCAGCCCAAAGGACCCTTGGAGCGTGTTTACCAGGAGATTGCAATTCTCAAGAAGCTGGATCACCCCAATGTGGTGAAGCTGGTGGAG GTGTTGGATGATCCAAGCGAGGACCATCTGTACATGG TGTTCGAGCTTGTCAAGCGAGG agCCGTGATGGAGGTTCCTACTGATAAGCCTCTGGATGAGGACCAGGCCCGCTTTTACTTCCAGGACCTGCTGAGAGGAATTGAATACT TACATTATCAGAAAATCATTCATCGGGACATCAAGCCTTCCAATCTGCTTTTGGGAGAAGATGGCCATgtgaagattgctgattttgGTGTCAGTAACCAGTTTGAAGGAGCAGACGCGCTGCTGACCAGCACAGTGGGAACGCCGGCGTTTCTCGCCCCGGAAACCCTCTCAGAGACCCGCAAGAACTTCTCTGGAAAG GCACTGGACGTTTGGGCGATGGGAGTCACCTTGTACTGTTTCATCTTCGGAGTA TGTCCGTTTATGGATGAGCGCATTTTGAGCCTCCATCAGAAGATCAAGACCCAACCGGTGGAGCTTCCAGAGAA TGCGGACATATCGGATGACTTAAAGGACCTGCTTTTTAAAATGCTGGACAAGAACCCTGAAACCAGAATCACCGTCCCACAAATTAAG gtGCACCCATGGGTGACGCGACATGGCGCTGAGCCTCTTCCTCCAGAGGATGACAACTGCTGCAGCCTGATAGAAGTGACAGAGGAGGAGGTGGAAAACTCCGTCAAGCACATCCCCAGCCTGGCCACCGTG ATCTTGGTTAGGACGATGTTGCGCAAGCGTTCTTTTGGGAACCCATTTGATTGGGGCCGCAGGGAGGAACGGAGTCCCGCCGCACCAGGACACATGCTATC